One segment of Candidatus Nanopelagicales bacterium DNA contains the following:
- the whiA gene encoding DNA-binding protein WhiA, whose product MAMTAAVKDELSRVEITKTCCRKAEVSTMLRFGGGLHIVSGQIVIEAELDAGQTARRLRKDILEIYGHDSEIAVVQASGIRKGTRYVVRVVQGGEALARQTGMVDGSGRPVRGLPPAIVAGALCDCESAWRGAFLAHGSLTEPGRSSSLEITCPGPEAALALVGAARRLGIAAKSREVRGVDRVVIRDGDAIGAMLTRLGAHESVMAWEERRMRREVRATANRLANFDDANLRRSARAAVAAGARVQRAMEILGDEVPDHLVVAGRLRLEHSQASLEELGALADPPMTKDAIAGRIRRLLALADKRAQELGIPDTESALGSEFLG is encoded by the coding sequence ATGGCAATGACAGCGGCAGTAAAAGATGAGCTCAGCCGCGTAGAAATCACCAAGACTTGCTGCCGCAAAGCTGAGGTGTCCACCATGCTGCGCTTTGGCGGCGGACTCCACATTGTTTCTGGGCAGATCGTGATCGAAGCTGAACTTGATGCGGGTCAGACTGCCCGTCGTCTACGCAAGGACATCTTGGAAATTTACGGGCACGACAGCGAGATTGCTGTGGTTCAGGCCAGTGGTATCCGAAAAGGAACGCGCTATGTCGTGCGTGTGGTCCAAGGCGGCGAGGCGCTCGCACGTCAAACCGGCATGGTGGATGGCAGTGGTCGCCCAGTTCGTGGTTTGCCACCAGCAATCGTGGCTGGGGCACTGTGTGACTGTGAATCGGCTTGGCGAGGTGCATTCTTGGCCCATGGCTCGTTAACAGAACCAGGCCGGAGTTCTTCGCTTGAGATCACCTGTCCGGGCCCAGAAGCCGCATTGGCTCTCGTTGGTGCTGCTCGACGCCTTGGAATCGCGGCAAAGTCTCGTGAAGTACGTGGAGTTGATCGAGTCGTGATTCGCGATGGAGATGCCATTGGCGCCATGCTGACTCGTCTGGGTGCTCACGAGTCCGTTATGGCTTGGGAAGAACGTCGGATGCGCCGTGAGGTTCGCGCCACGGCGAACCGGTTAGCAAATTTTGACGATGCCAATCTGCGTCGCTCAGCTCGCGCGGCCGTTGCTGCGGGAGCAAGAGTGCAACGGGCGATGGAAATCTTGGGCGACGAAGTTCCTGATCATCTCGTTGTCGCCGGGCGCCTGCGCTTGGAACACAGTCAGGCAAGTTTGGAAGAACTCGGAGCGCTGGCGGATCCGCCGATGACCAAGGACGCGATCGCTGGAAGAATCCGTCGCCTGCTGGCTTTGGCCGACAAGCGGGCTCAGGAATTGGGCATTCCGGACACTGAATCGGCACTTGGGTCTGAGTTTTTAGGCTAG
- the gap gene encoding type I glyceraldehyde-3-phosphate dehydrogenase translates to MTIKVGINGFGRIGRNFFRALLESDANIEIVGINDLTDTKTLAHLMKYDSILGRISVPVEAGDGQITVDGKVIPIFAERDPGSLPWAKVGADIVIESTGFFTDAESAGKHITAGAKKVIISAPAKGEDITIVMGVNDNLYDPAKHHIISNASCTTNCLAPMAKAIDDAFGIERGLMTTIHAYTNDQKILDFPHSDLRRARAAALNMIPTSTGAAKAIGLVMPQLKGKLDGYAMRVPVPTGSATDLTVELKKPATKEEINAVVKAAAEGPLKGYLKYTEDPIVSTDIVTDPASCIFDAGLTNANGNMVKVVGWYDNEWGYSNRLIDITSLVGSKL, encoded by the coding sequence GTGACGATCAAGGTTGGCATTAATGGATTTGGCCGTATTGGCCGCAACTTCTTCCGCGCACTTCTTGAGAGTGACGCCAATATCGAGATTGTTGGCATCAACGATCTCACTGACACCAAGACGCTTGCTCACTTGATGAAATATGACAGCATCCTGGGCCGCATCAGCGTTCCAGTCGAGGCAGGCGATGGACAAATCACTGTTGATGGCAAGGTAATTCCAATTTTTGCCGAGCGCGATCCAGGCTCACTTCCATGGGCAAAGGTTGGCGCAGATATCGTCATCGAATCAACCGGCTTCTTCACTGATGCTGAATCAGCAGGCAAGCACATCACTGCTGGTGCCAAGAAGGTCATCATTTCGGCTCCCGCAAAGGGCGAAGACATCACCATCGTGATGGGTGTCAATGACAACTTGTACGACCCGGCAAAGCACCACATCATTTCTAATGCGTCATGCACCACGAACTGCCTAGCTCCTATGGCAAAGGCAATCGATGACGCATTCGGCATCGAGCGTGGTCTGATGACAACCATCCACGCGTACACAAACGATCAAAAGATTCTTGACTTCCCGCACAGCGATCTACGTCGGGCGCGAGCAGCAGCGTTGAACATGATTCCTACGAGCACCGGCGCGGCTAAGGCCATTGGCCTTGTTATGCCACAGCTCAAGGGCAAGCTCGATGGGTACGCAATGCGTGTTCCAGTTCCAACGGGTTCAGCAACCGACCTCACCGTTGAATTGAAGAAGCCAGCAACGAAGGAAGAGATCAACGCAGTTGTGAAGGCTGCAGCTGAAGGTCCTTTGAAGGGTTACCTCAAGTACACCGAAGATCCAATCGTTTCCACAGACATCGTCACGGATCCTGCATCCTGCATTTTCGATGCAGGCTTGACGAATGCAAATGGCAACATGGTCAAGGTTGTTGGTTGGTACGACAACGAATGGGGTTACTCAAACCGCCTCATCGACATCACCAGTCTCGTTGGCTCAAAGCTCTAA
- a CDS encoding phosphoglycerate kinase, with translation MKSLDDLSLVGATVLVRADFNVPLADSPDGKVITDDGRIKAALPTLAYLREQGAKVVVVAHLGRPKGEAKPELSLAPVAQRLGELLGSPVALAADITGPLAQKAVAALAPGEVLLLENIRFDARETSKDAAERGALAAELGALADVFVSEGFGVVHREQASVTDVAALLPNAAGRLVHKEATIFGTLLTQPARPYVVILGGSKVSDKLGVIGNLIGRVDRLLIGGGMAFTFLAAQGYSVGDSLLEADQIPTVRGFIEQAKERGVELIVPIDVVVADDFSATANTQVVAANAIPDGWKGLDIGPESTALFAAKIADAGTVVWNGPMGVFEMAPFAGGTRGVAEAMIASAGMTVVGGGDSAAAIRLLNLDESAFTHISTGGGASLEFLEGKELPGLTVLEGK, from the coding sequence ATGAAGTCACTCGACGACCTTTCACTCGTCGGGGCTACTGTCTTGGTGCGCGCTGATTTCAACGTGCCCCTTGCCGACAGCCCTGATGGCAAAGTCATCACCGATGACGGACGAATCAAAGCAGCACTCCCAACCTTGGCCTACCTGCGCGAGCAGGGGGCCAAGGTTGTGGTGGTCGCACATTTGGGTCGTCCAAAGGGTGAAGCGAAGCCGGAATTGAGCCTTGCTCCTGTTGCTCAACGGTTGGGTGAACTTCTCGGAAGTCCGGTGGCTCTTGCTGCTGATATCACCGGACCGCTGGCGCAAAAAGCTGTAGCAGCGCTTGCCCCAGGTGAAGTACTACTACTTGAAAACATACGTTTTGATGCTCGTGAAACGAGTAAGGACGCTGCGGAACGTGGCGCACTAGCTGCAGAACTTGGCGCACTAGCAGATGTGTTCGTTTCTGAAGGCTTCGGTGTTGTGCATCGCGAACAGGCATCTGTGACTGATGTAGCTGCATTACTTCCTAACGCAGCCGGGCGCCTCGTTCATAAAGAAGCCACAATTTTTGGAACATTGCTCACTCAACCAGCACGCCCTTACGTCGTAATCCTTGGTGGGTCAAAGGTAAGCGACAAGCTAGGTGTCATTGGCAATCTCATTGGTCGCGTCGATCGTTTGCTCATTGGCGGTGGCATGGCCTTTACATTCTTGGCAGCGCAGGGCTATTCAGTTGGTGATTCGCTTCTCGAAGCTGATCAAATTCCAACGGTTCGGGGTTTCATTGAACAAGCCAAAGAACGAGGCGTTGAGCTCATCGTTCCGATTGACGTTGTGGTCGCTGATGACTTTTCCGCCACAGCAAATACGCAAGTGGTTGCGGCGAATGCGATTCCAGATGGATGGAAGGGCTTAGATATCGGCCCAGAAAGCACAGCGCTGTTTGCAGCGAAAATCGCTGATGCGGGAACGGTCGTATGGAACGGCCCAATGGGTGTGTTTGAGATGGCTCCATTTGCCGGTGGCACTCGTGGTGTTGCCGAAGCGATGATTGCATCAGCTGGGATGACTGTTGTCGGCGGTGGCGATTCAGCTGCAGCTATTCGTCTCCTGAATCTAGATGAATCTGCATTCACTCACATCAGTACCGGTGGTGGCGCAAGTTTGGAATTCCTAGAGGGTAAAGAACTCCCTGGGCTCACTGTCCTCGAAGGGAAATAG
- the tpiA gene encoding triose-phosphate isomerase has protein sequence MAKNTRKPLIAGNWKMNLNHFEALALVQKLAFALNEEDFAATDVVVLPPFTDIRSVQTLIEGDKYDIGYGAQDVSAHVSGAYTGEISSAMLAKLGCSYVTVGHSERREYHGESDALVNAKARAALKDEVTPIVCVGEGLEVRKAGEQVSYVLAQLEGSLAEFSADEVAGLVVAYEPVWAIGTGEVATPDDAQEVCRAIRVRIGELHGAQAAESTRILYGGSVKSSNIAGIMAQVDVDGVLVGGASLDPDDFVGIVRYRLHPAELAG, from the coding sequence ATGGCGAAGAACACGCGTAAGCCATTAATTGCTGGCAACTGGAAAATGAACCTCAATCATTTTGAGGCACTTGCACTTGTGCAAAAACTCGCCTTTGCGTTGAATGAGGAAGACTTCGCAGCAACCGATGTTGTGGTGCTTCCACCGTTCACAGATATCCGTTCAGTGCAAACACTCATTGAGGGCGATAAGTACGACATCGGTTATGGCGCGCAGGATGTCTCTGCACATGTGTCGGGTGCTTACACCGGGGAAATTTCGTCGGCAATGTTGGCCAAGCTTGGTTGTTCATATGTCACTGTTGGCCATAGTGAGCGACGCGAATATCACGGTGAATCAGACGCCTTAGTCAATGCCAAGGCTCGCGCCGCACTTAAGGATGAAGTTACGCCAATCGTGTGCGTGGGCGAAGGCCTAGAGGTGCGTAAAGCAGGGGAGCAGGTCTCCTATGTGCTTGCTCAACTCGAGGGCTCTTTGGCCGAATTTTCCGCTGATGAAGTCGCGGGCCTTGTTGTCGCCTACGAGCCAGTATGGGCGATTGGTACTGGTGAAGTCGCTACCCCTGACGATGCTCAAGAGGTGTGCCGGGCTATCCGGGTTCGCATCGGGGAACTGCATGGTGCCCAAGCGGCTGAAAGCACCCGAATCCTGTACGGCGGATCGGTGAAAAGCTCCAATATCGCCGGCATCATGGCTCAGGTTGACGTCGATGGCGTTCTCGTCGGGGGTGCGAGTTTGGACCCTGATGACTTCGTGGGAATCGTCCGGTATCGGCTGCACCCGGCTGAACTTGCCGGTTGA
- the secG gene encoding preprotein translocase subunit SecG, whose amino-acid sequence MLTVVTIALAVVLIICSLLLIVLILLHRGKGGGLSDLFGGGVSSSIGGSSVAERNLDRITVAIGLIWAASIVGVGLLIRTGV is encoded by the coding sequence TTGCTAACTGTTGTCACGATCGCGCTTGCCGTTGTGCTGATCATTTGCAGTCTGCTGCTCATCGTGCTGATTCTCCTGCACCGCGGCAAGGGTGGCGGTTTATCTGACCTCTTCGGTGGCGGTGTGAGTTCCTCTATCGGTGGATCGTCGGTAGCTGAACGAAATCTTGACCGAATCACAGTGGCAATCGGGCTTATCTGGGCAGCGTCAATTGTTGGCGTTGGTCTACTCATTCGTACTGGTGTCTAA
- a CDS encoding RNA polymerase-binding protein RbpA, whose amino-acid sequence MAGGSAIRGSRVGAGPMGEAERGEAAPRIWVSFWCSRKHESKPSFASDAAIPDEWDCPRCGLPAGKDKENPPAPPKVEPYKTHLAYVKERRSDVDGAAILDEALNKLRGKGF is encoded by the coding sequence ATGGCTGGTGGCAGTGCAATTCGCGGTAGTCGCGTCGGCGCAGGCCCAATGGGTGAAGCTGAGCGTGGCGAGGCTGCTCCACGTATTTGGGTATCTTTCTGGTGCTCACGCAAGCATGAATCAAAGCCGAGCTTTGCTTCCGATGCCGCTATTCCTGACGAGTGGGATTGCCCACGATGTGGTTTGCCTGCAGGCAAGGATAAGGAAAATCCACCAGCGCCACCAAAGGTTGAGCCATACAAGACTCACTTGGCATACGTGAAGGAACGCCGATCAGATGTTGATGGAGCGGCAATTCTCGATGAGGCGCTCAATAAATTACGCGGTAAAGGTTTCTAA
- the pgl gene encoding 6-phosphogluconolactonase: MTPREVVRYADADSLAEAVVGRLVAAIVEAQQQRGVAHVVLTGGGIGTAVLATLAASPAVEAIDWHNTHLWWGDERWENSGSELRNDTAAHALLIDHLAIPRSNVHSIGGPDRSTTPELSALAYSDELRRHGIDGALEFDVVLLGIGPDAHVASLFPEHPATHSEQVAVAVHNSPKPPATRVSLTFPTLNNARQAWILASGESKAQALRLALDPSAGPLQVPASGIRASHTLFLVDRDATKELPADISRPGA; this comes from the coding sequence ATGACTCCTCGAGAGGTCGTGCGATACGCCGATGCAGATTCATTGGCTGAGGCAGTTGTAGGGCGACTCGTTGCGGCGATCGTCGAGGCTCAACAACAGCGCGGTGTTGCGCATGTCGTACTAACTGGGGGCGGCATTGGCACAGCGGTGCTGGCAACACTTGCCGCAAGCCCAGCCGTCGAAGCCATCGATTGGCACAACACTCACCTGTGGTGGGGTGACGAACGCTGGGAAAACTCCGGGAGCGAACTTCGCAACGATACCGCCGCACACGCTCTACTTATAGATCATCTTGCGATCCCTCGAAGCAATGTGCACAGCATTGGCGGGCCTGATCGCTCAACAACACCCGAACTGTCGGCACTGGCATATTCAGATGAGTTGCGGCGCCACGGCATAGATGGCGCACTTGAATTTGATGTGGTTTTACTCGGCATCGGGCCAGATGCGCATGTGGCATCACTGTTTCCCGAACATCCCGCCACCCACAGTGAACAGGTCGCAGTGGCGGTGCACAATTCACCAAAGCCACCAGCAACTCGTGTGAGTCTTACTTTTCCTACGCTCAACAATGCTCGACAGGCGTGGATTCTTGCAAGTGGTGAAAGTAAGGCACAAGCCTTGCGCCTGGCATTAGACCCGTCGGCCGGTCCACTGCAAGTGCCAGCTAGCGGGATACGAGCCAGTCACACGCTATTCCTCGTTGATCGGGATGCAACAAAAGAACTCCCGGCCGACATCAGTCGACCGGGAGCCTAA
- a CDS encoding glucose-6-phosphate dehydrogenase assembly protein OpcA, which yields MIRLENTSGGAVAAAIHQERHRLGAPTSGMVLTLLIMADEETQADATDGAVTAARQHPMRILTLIGRPDSRQTQLDAEIRVGGDDGPGEVALLRLRNELSNYPNSVAVPLLLPDTPVVAYWPGESPDVPSDSLIGRHAQRRITDASFIEDPYQALRVRQAGYQPGDTDIAWARCTQWRSVVAAIFDAPMAAVRHIRVSGERNNPSVILMGAWLSQMFETSFEIIWDDTIAISSVELDMEDGLLRIARIDDKTANIQRPGFPDQRVSLPRRPTSALLAEELRRLDPDDMYGKVIAGLSL from the coding sequence ATGATCCGTTTAGAGAACACCAGCGGCGGTGCAGTTGCTGCTGCGATTCACCAAGAGCGACATCGCCTTGGAGCCCCAACATCGGGCATGGTCCTCACTTTGTTAATCATGGCCGATGAGGAAACCCAAGCAGACGCCACGGATGGCGCGGTTACCGCTGCACGCCAACACCCGATGCGAATTTTGACCCTGATCGGACGACCTGATTCACGACAGACTCAACTCGATGCGGAAATTCGGGTAGGCGGTGATGATGGTCCCGGAGAAGTGGCACTCCTTCGTCTTCGCAACGAACTATCGAATTATCCGAATTCAGTTGCAGTACCACTGCTCCTTCCTGACACACCAGTCGTTGCCTATTGGCCTGGCGAATCACCTGATGTGCCATCTGATTCGCTCATTGGTCGTCATGCCCAACGTCGAATCACCGATGCTTCATTCATTGAAGATCCCTACCAAGCTCTACGAGTGCGCCAAGCTGGTTACCAACCTGGAGATACAGACATTGCCTGGGCGCGCTGTACGCAATGGCGTTCGGTTGTTGCGGCAATCTTCGACGCGCCAATGGCCGCAGTCCGGCATATCCGTGTTTCGGGTGAACGAAATAACCCAAGTGTGATCCTCATGGGTGCTTGGCTCAGCCAAATGTTTGAAACATCATTTGAAATTATTTGGGATGACACCATCGCGATTTCATCTGTTGAACTCGATATGGAAGATGGTTTGCTTCGCATCGCGCGAATTGATGACAAGACCGCCAATATTCAACGACCTGGCTTTCCTGATCAGCGCGTGAGTTTGCCTCGTCGTCCAACATCAGCATTGCTCGCGGAAGAATTACGACGCCTAGACCCAGACGACATGTATGGCAAAGTTATTGCTGGGTTGTCGCTATGA
- the zwf gene encoding glucose-6-phosphate dehydrogenase produces MMNNPLRSPLDQRLPRIAGPCSLVLFGVTGDLARKKVMPAIYDLANRGFLPPGFSLVGFARRDWENEDFAQVVHDAVKEHARTPFREETWKQLSEGIRFVTGDLGDAAAYAELKRVVADLDEQRGTGGNHAFYLSIPPGLFPVVLEHLKESGLAEDKPDAWRRVVIEKPFGHDLKSAQELNDLVGTVFDTGSVFRIDHYLGKETVQNIMAVRFANAMFEPLWNSNYVDNVQITMAEDIGIGGRAGYYDGIGAARDVIQNHLLQLLALTAMEEPLNFNAAEVRAEKEKVLSAVRLPKDLAAHTARGQYAKGWQGGIPVIGYLDEEGINPDSHTETFAAMRVDIDNRRWAGVPFYLRTGKRLGRRVTEVAVIFKRAPHLPFMDDAVQELGNNALVFRIQPDEGITVRFGSKVPDTSQIEVRDVTMDFQYGETFVESSPEAYERLILDVLIGDPPLFPRHVEVELGWKILDPVLEFWDTQGQPDQYVSGGWGPHSQYDMIARDGRSWRRP; encoded by the coding sequence ATGATGAACAATCCATTACGTAGTCCCCTTGACCAACGCCTTCCTCGAATTGCGGGCCCGTGCAGTTTGGTGCTCTTCGGTGTCACTGGTGACTTAGCACGCAAAAAAGTCATGCCAGCCATCTACGACTTGGCTAATCGTGGCTTCTTGCCACCAGGTTTCTCGCTCGTGGGTTTTGCTCGTCGCGACTGGGAAAACGAAGACTTTGCACAAGTGGTTCACGATGCGGTTAAAGAACATGCTCGAACACCATTCCGCGAGGAAACCTGGAAGCAGTTGAGCGAAGGAATTCGTTTTGTCACGGGCGACCTTGGCGATGCTGCCGCCTATGCAGAGCTTAAAAGAGTCGTTGCAGACCTCGACGAGCAACGCGGAACTGGTGGCAATCATGCGTTCTACCTTTCAATCCCACCAGGCCTCTTTCCGGTAGTACTTGAACACCTGAAGGAATCGGGCCTTGCTGAAGATAAGCCCGATGCCTGGCGTCGAGTCGTTATCGAGAAACCTTTTGGCCATGACCTCAAGAGCGCTCAAGAACTCAATGACCTAGTTGGGACCGTGTTTGATACCGGGTCCGTCTTTCGCATTGACCACTATCTCGGAAAAGAGACTGTGCAAAACATCATGGCGGTTCGCTTTGCGAATGCGATGTTTGAACCGTTGTGGAATAGCAATTACGTTGACAATGTCCAGATCACTATGGCTGAAGACATTGGTATTGGTGGTCGAGCGGGGTACTACGACGGTATCGGGGCCGCCCGCGATGTCATTCAAAATCACTTGTTGCAACTTCTTGCCTTGACCGCCATGGAGGAGCCACTCAACTTCAATGCAGCTGAAGTTCGAGCGGAAAAGGAAAAAGTTCTATCAGCCGTTCGCCTTCCCAAAGATTTAGCAGCACACACCGCACGCGGCCAGTACGCCAAGGGTTGGCAAGGTGGAATCCCGGTGATTGGCTACCTTGATGAAGAAGGAATCAATCCGGATTCGCATACGGAAACATTCGCGGCAATGAGGGTGGACATCGACAATCGTCGCTGGGCTGGCGTGCCTTTCTATTTGCGCACTGGTAAACGCCTTGGTCGCCGAGTAACTGAAGTTGCTGTCATCTTTAAGCGCGCTCCGCATTTGCCATTCATGGATGATGCCGTGCAAGAACTCGGCAACAACGCGCTTGTCTTTCGAATCCAGCCAGATGAAGGCATAACGGTGCGCTTTGGTTCCAAAGTACCCGACACCTCGCAAATTGAAGTGCGAGATGTCACGATGGACTTTCAGTACGGCGAGACATTCGTCGAATCTAGCCCCGAGGCATACGAGCGCTTAATTCTCGATGTGCTCATAGGTGATCCCCCACTGTTTCCTCGACATGTTGAGGTAGAACTCGGTTGGAAGATCTTGGATCCCGTCTTGGAATTTTGGGATACGCAAGGCCAACCAGATCAATACGTTTCTGGCGGGTGGGGGCCACACAGCCAATACGACATGATTGCTCGCGACGGTCGAAGTTGGAGGCGTCCATGA
- the tal gene encoding transaldolase, with amino-acid sequence MPTPALQELTDAGVSIWLDDLSRARLNTGSLQELVLTKCVRGVTSNPSIFQSAISKGAADYESDLEGLTRQGLDVDLVIQRLTTDDVRNACEVMLPVYQATGGVDGRVSIEVDPRLAHDTHRTVEQAREMWNLIDRPNLFIKIPATKAGLPAITEVIGHGISVNVTLIFSVDRYVEVLAAYEAGLRKAFAAGIDASTIHSVASFFVSRVDTAVDSQLKALGTTQASELLGQAAIANARLAWEAFQERIANDEWAMAAALGANAQRPLWASTGVKDTAYDDTRYVIDLAVRGCVNTMPEGTLNAVFDHGQYRGDTVSGTAAQSRAVWQALEALGIHQSQVCDELEKDGVQKFIDAWEELRTTVQIAMDQIV; translated from the coding sequence ATGCCAACCCCTGCACTTCAAGAACTGACCGATGCTGGTGTTTCAATCTGGCTTGATGATCTCAGTCGCGCCAGGTTAAACACCGGTAGCTTGCAAGAACTCGTTTTGACTAAATGTGTTCGTGGCGTCACTTCGAACCCCTCGATATTTCAGTCTGCTATCTCAAAAGGCGCGGCCGATTACGAGAGTGACCTAGAAGGTCTTACACGCCAAGGCCTCGATGTTGATCTGGTCATCCAGCGCCTAACCACGGACGATGTACGAAACGCGTGCGAGGTCATGTTGCCGGTTTATCAAGCAACGGGTGGTGTCGATGGTCGAGTTTCTATCGAAGTCGATCCACGACTTGCACATGACACACACCGAACAGTCGAACAAGCTCGGGAAATGTGGAACCTTATCGACCGACCAAATCTGTTTATTAAGATTCCTGCGACCAAGGCGGGCCTTCCTGCAATTACAGAGGTGATCGGTCACGGCATCAGCGTCAACGTAACTTTGATTTTCTCCGTGGACCGATATGTCGAAGTTTTAGCTGCATATGAGGCAGGCTTGCGAAAGGCCTTCGCGGCGGGGATCGACGCGTCCACAATTCACAGCGTCGCATCCTTCTTTGTGTCTCGCGTTGATACGGCCGTCGATTCCCAACTCAAGGCACTTGGAACGACACAAGCTTCTGAACTGCTTGGTCAGGCAGCCATTGCAAATGCACGCTTGGCATGGGAGGCCTTTCAGGAGCGGATCGCCAACGACGAATGGGCTATGGCCGCGGCACTCGGCGCAAATGCGCAACGCCCACTATGGGCCTCCACTGGAGTCAAAGACACTGCATATGACGACACCAGGTATGTGATCGATCTTGCCGTTCGCGGGTGCGTGAACACCATGCCCGAGGGAACACTCAACGCGGTCTTTGATCACGGTCAATACCGCGGCGACACTGTGTCTGGCACTGCAGCGCAGTCTCGTGCTGTATGGCAAGCCCTGGAAGCTTTAGGCATCCATCAATCTCAGGTGTGCGATGAACTTGAGAAAGACGGCGTCCAGAAGTTCATCGATGCTTGGGAAGAATTGCGTACAACAGTGCAAATCGCCATGGATCAGATCGTCTAA